A genomic segment from Amia ocellicauda isolate fAmiCal2 chromosome 13, fAmiCal2.hap1, whole genome shotgun sequence encodes:
- the srd5a3 gene encoding polyprenal reductase isoform X1 has product MRLSCWTASLLCAISLLPSDAFVRRYTSCNVTVEAGGLRLNWVYNVFQDLIRYGKTKRNLQRPAFLHHFDVPKRWFVHFYTVSVIWNSYLMVQTALLDQPFPVWLQSTISFLTRSTAPSPEGKPPPLGEQLSITLGQALLWIHSFRRLLECVFVSVYSDGVIHLVQYGFGLSYYILLGLTVLCTEGQREHTGLLKEDVFAQVHWYHVVGLMLFVWASVHQHRCHVILANLRKGSSGTVVSLKHGVPHGDWFQLVSCPHYFAELLIYVAFCITSGCTFTWWLVVLYVLFNQTLAAVLCHDFYHKKFESYPKQRKAFIPFVL; this is encoded by the exons ATGCGGTTGAGCTGCTGGACAGCAAGCCTCCTGTGCGCCATCTCTCTGCTCCCGAGTGATGCGTTTGTCAGGAGATACACATCTTGCAA TGTGACGGTCGAGGCAGGCGGATTGAGGCTGAACTGGGTTTATAATGTATTCCAGGATCTTATTCGCTATGGGAAAACCAAGCGCAATTTACAACGACCAGCCTTTCTGCACCACTTCGATGTTCCTAAAAG GTGGTTTGTCCATTTTTACACAGTGTCTGTCATCTGGAATAGCTATTTAATGGTCCAGACTGCCCTGCTGGACCAGCCTTTCCCTGTGTGGTTGCAGAGCACAATCAGTTTTCTCACCCGAAGTACTGCTCCATCTCCCGAAGGCAAGCCTCCCCCACTTG GTGAGCAGTTGTCCATTACCCTGGGACAGGCGCTCTTGTGGATCCACTCTTTCCGAAGGCTGCTGGAGTGTGTCTTTGTCAGTGTCTATTCTGATGGAGTCATACATTTAGTGCAGTATGGATTTGGCCTTAGCTATTACATCTTACTTGGACTAACGGTGCTTTGTACGGAAGGACAAAGGGAGCACACAG GACTTTTGAAAGAAGATGTGTTTGCACAAGTTCATTGGTATCACGTTGTGGGGCTCATGCTGTTTGTGTGGGCTTCGGTTCATCAACACAGATGTCACGTCATCCTGGCTAATCTCAGAAAAGGAAGTTCAG GGACAGTGGTGTCTCTGAAACATGGCGTGCCTCATGGGGACTGGTTCCAGCTCGTCTCCTGCCCGCATTACTTCGCAGAGCTTTTAATCTACGTGGCTTTCTGTATCACCAGTGGCTGTACATTTACCTGGTGGCTGGTGGTTCTCTATGTGCTCTTTAACCAGACCCTGGCAGCAGTACTGTGTCATGATTTCTACCACAAAAAGTTTGAATCGTATCCAAAACAAcgcaaagcttttatacccttTGTATTatag
- the srd5a3 gene encoding polyprenal reductase isoform X4, with protein sequence MAGVASMRSAGRNSALGHMLPVVDLIRYGKTKRNLQRPAFLHHFDVPKRWFVHFYTVSVIWNSYLMVQTALLDQPFPVWLQSTISFLTRSTAPSPEGKPPPLGEQLSITLGQALLWIHSFRRLLECVFVSVYSDGVIHLVQYGFGLSYYILLGLTVLCTEGQREHTGLLKEDVFAQVHWYHVVGLMLFVWASVHQHRCHVILANLRKGSSGTVVSLKHGVPHGDWFQLVSCPHYFAELLIYVAFCITSGCTFTWWLVVLYVLFNQTLAAVLCHDFYHKKFESYPKQRKAFIPFVL encoded by the exons ATGGCGGGTGTAGCATCCATGCGCAGCGCGGGCCGGAACTCGGCGCTCGGTCACATGTTGCCGGTCGTG GATCTTATTCGCTATGGGAAAACCAAGCGCAATTTACAACGACCAGCCTTTCTGCACCACTTCGATGTTCCTAAAAG GTGGTTTGTCCATTTTTACACAGTGTCTGTCATCTGGAATAGCTATTTAATGGTCCAGACTGCCCTGCTGGACCAGCCTTTCCCTGTGTGGTTGCAGAGCACAATCAGTTTTCTCACCCGAAGTACTGCTCCATCTCCCGAAGGCAAGCCTCCCCCACTTG GTGAGCAGTTGTCCATTACCCTGGGACAGGCGCTCTTGTGGATCCACTCTTTCCGAAGGCTGCTGGAGTGTGTCTTTGTCAGTGTCTATTCTGATGGAGTCATACATTTAGTGCAGTATGGATTTGGCCTTAGCTATTACATCTTACTTGGACTAACGGTGCTTTGTACGGAAGGACAAAGGGAGCACACAG GACTTTTGAAAGAAGATGTGTTTGCACAAGTTCATTGGTATCACGTTGTGGGGCTCATGCTGTTTGTGTGGGCTTCGGTTCATCAACACAGATGTCACGTCATCCTGGCTAATCTCAGAAAAGGAAGTTCAG GGACAGTGGTGTCTCTGAAACATGGCGTGCCTCATGGGGACTGGTTCCAGCTCGTCTCCTGCCCGCATTACTTCGCAGAGCTTTTAATCTACGTGGCTTTCTGTATCACCAGTGGCTGTACATTTACCTGGTGGCTGGTGGTTCTCTATGTGCTCTTTAACCAGACCCTGGCAGCAGTACTGTGTCATGATTTCTACCACAAAAAGTTTGAATCGTATCCAAAACAAcgcaaagcttttatacccttTGTATTatag
- the srd5a3 gene encoding polyprenal reductase isoform X3 — protein sequence MRFIDLIWLLLSVCFFVALCVHSVTVEAGGLRLNWVYNVFQDLIRYGKTKRNLQRPAFLHHFDVPKRWFVHFYTVSVIWNSYLMVQTALLDQPFPVWLQSTISFLTRSTAPSPEGKPPPLGEQLSITLGQALLWIHSFRRLLECVFVSVYSDGVIHLVQYGFGLSYYILLGLTVLCTEGQREHTGLLKEDVFAQVHWYHVVGLMLFVWASVHQHRCHVILANLRKGSSGTVVSLKHGVPHGDWFQLVSCPHYFAELLIYVAFCITSGCTFTWWLVVLYVLFNQTLAAVLCHDFYHKKFESYPKQRKAFIPFVL from the exons ATgcgttttattgatttaatatggctacttttgtctgtttgttttttcgttGCTTTATGTGTTCACAGTGTGACGGTCGAGGCAGGCGGATTGAGGCTGAACTGGGTTTATAATGTATTCCAGGATCTTATTCGCTATGGGAAAACCAAGCGCAATTTACAACGACCAGCCTTTCTGCACCACTTCGATGTTCCTAAAAG GTGGTTTGTCCATTTTTACACAGTGTCTGTCATCTGGAATAGCTATTTAATGGTCCAGACTGCCCTGCTGGACCAGCCTTTCCCTGTGTGGTTGCAGAGCACAATCAGTTTTCTCACCCGAAGTACTGCTCCATCTCCCGAAGGCAAGCCTCCCCCACTTG GTGAGCAGTTGTCCATTACCCTGGGACAGGCGCTCTTGTGGATCCACTCTTTCCGAAGGCTGCTGGAGTGTGTCTTTGTCAGTGTCTATTCTGATGGAGTCATACATTTAGTGCAGTATGGATTTGGCCTTAGCTATTACATCTTACTTGGACTAACGGTGCTTTGTACGGAAGGACAAAGGGAGCACACAG GACTTTTGAAAGAAGATGTGTTTGCACAAGTTCATTGGTATCACGTTGTGGGGCTCATGCTGTTTGTGTGGGCTTCGGTTCATCAACACAGATGTCACGTCATCCTGGCTAATCTCAGAAAAGGAAGTTCAG GGACAGTGGTGTCTCTGAAACATGGCGTGCCTCATGGGGACTGGTTCCAGCTCGTCTCCTGCCCGCATTACTTCGCAGAGCTTTTAATCTACGTGGCTTTCTGTATCACCAGTGGCTGTACATTTACCTGGTGGCTGGTGGTTCTCTATGTGCTCTTTAACCAGACCCTGGCAGCAGTACTGTGTCATGATTTCTACCACAAAAAGTTTGAATCGTATCCAAAACAAcgcaaagcttttatacccttTGTATTatag
- the srd5a3 gene encoding polyprenal reductase isoform X2 gives MRLSCWTASLLCAISLLPSDAFVRRYTSCNVTVEAGGLRLNWVYNVFQDLIRYGKTKRNLQRPAFLHHFDVPKRWFVHFYTVSVIWNSYLMVQTALLDQPFPVWLQSTISFLTRSTAPSPEGEQLSITLGQALLWIHSFRRLLECVFVSVYSDGVIHLVQYGFGLSYYILLGLTVLCTEGQREHTGLLKEDVFAQVHWYHVVGLMLFVWASVHQHRCHVILANLRKGSSGTVVSLKHGVPHGDWFQLVSCPHYFAELLIYVAFCITSGCTFTWWLVVLYVLFNQTLAAVLCHDFYHKKFESYPKQRKAFIPFVL, from the exons ATGCGGTTGAGCTGCTGGACAGCAAGCCTCCTGTGCGCCATCTCTCTGCTCCCGAGTGATGCGTTTGTCAGGAGATACACATCTTGCAA TGTGACGGTCGAGGCAGGCGGATTGAGGCTGAACTGGGTTTATAATGTATTCCAGGATCTTATTCGCTATGGGAAAACCAAGCGCAATTTACAACGACCAGCCTTTCTGCACCACTTCGATGTTCCTAAAAG GTGGTTTGTCCATTTTTACACAGTGTCTGTCATCTGGAATAGCTATTTAATGGTCCAGACTGCCCTGCTGGACCAGCCTTTCCCTGTGTGGTTGCAGAGCACAATCAGTTTTCTCACCCGAAGTACTGCTCCATCTCCCGAAG GTGAGCAGTTGTCCATTACCCTGGGACAGGCGCTCTTGTGGATCCACTCTTTCCGAAGGCTGCTGGAGTGTGTCTTTGTCAGTGTCTATTCTGATGGAGTCATACATTTAGTGCAGTATGGATTTGGCCTTAGCTATTACATCTTACTTGGACTAACGGTGCTTTGTACGGAAGGACAAAGGGAGCACACAG GACTTTTGAAAGAAGATGTGTTTGCACAAGTTCATTGGTATCACGTTGTGGGGCTCATGCTGTTTGTGTGGGCTTCGGTTCATCAACACAGATGTCACGTCATCCTGGCTAATCTCAGAAAAGGAAGTTCAG GGACAGTGGTGTCTCTGAAACATGGCGTGCCTCATGGGGACTGGTTCCAGCTCGTCTCCTGCCCGCATTACTTCGCAGAGCTTTTAATCTACGTGGCTTTCTGTATCACCAGTGGCTGTACATTTACCTGGTGGCTGGTGGTTCTCTATGTGCTCTTTAACCAGACCCTGGCAGCAGTACTGTGTCATGATTTCTACCACAAAAAGTTTGAATCGTATCCAAAACAAcgcaaagcttttatacccttTGTATTatag